A window of the Actinobacillus genomosp. 1 genome harbors these coding sequences:
- a CDS encoding YhcB family protein — translation MEQWTPDVWLAIVAAFFVGIIVGSAVVRVVKGNVKQHIQLETELKAAKEKVEEQKQQLEQHFEQSAALLSTLAEDYKKLYTHLANGSEKLIPEAKQSEFFKQPQITHNDENSSSDQPRDYSEGSSGLLKTQS, via the coding sequence ATGGAACAATGGACACCTGACGTATGGCTTGCGATTGTTGCGGCATTCTTTGTCGGTATTATTGTAGGAAGTGCGGTTGTTCGAGTAGTTAAAGGTAATGTAAAACAGCATATTCAACTTGAAACGGAGCTTAAAGCCGCAAAAGAAAAAGTCGAAGAGCAAAAACAACAGCTTGAACAACATTTCGAACAATCCGCCGCGTTACTCTCAACTCTTGCCGAAGACTATAAAAAACTTTATACGCATTTAGCAAACGGTTCGGAGAAACTAATACCGGAAGCGAAACAATCAGAGTTTTTTAAACAACCGCAAATTACGCATAATGATGAAAACAGTAGCAGTGATCAACCTCGCGACTATTCCGAGGGTTCATCCGGCTTACTTAAAACTCAATCTTAA
- the rplM gene encoding 50S ribosomal protein L13 yields MKTFVAKPETVKRDWYVVDATGKTLGRLATELARRLRGKHKAEYTPHVDTGDYIIVINAEKVAVTGKKETDKIYYWHTGYVGGIKDATFKEMIARRPEAVIEIAVKGMLPKGPLGREMFRKLKVYAGNEHNHAAQQPQVLDI; encoded by the coding sequence ATGAAAACTTTTGTAGCAAAACCAGAAACAGTAAAACGTGACTGGTATGTAGTAGATGCGACAGGTAAAACTTTAGGTCGTTTAGCTACTGAATTAGCACGCCGTTTACGCGGTAAACATAAAGCTGAATATACTCCGCACGTAGATACAGGTGATTACATCATCGTTATCAATGCAGAGAAAGTAGCAGTAACTGGCAAAAAAGAAACTGATAAAATCTACTACTGGCACACTGGCTACGTAGGTGGCATCAAAGATGCAACTTTCAAAGAAATGATTGCACGTCGTCCAGAAGCAGTGATCGAGATCGCAGTTAAAGGTATGTTACCAAAAGGTCCTTTAGGCCGTGAAATGTTCCGTAAATTAAAAGTTTACGCAGGTAACGAACACAACCACGCTGCACAACAACCACAAGTTTTAGACATCTAA
- the rpsI gene encoding 30S ribosomal protein S9, producing the protein MTAANQNYGTGRRKSSSARVFIKPGNGNITINQRSLDVYFGRETSRMVVRQPLELVELLDKLDLYITVKGGGISGQAGAIRHGITRALMEYDETLRPALRAAGFVTRDARRVERKKVGLHKARRRPQYSKR; encoded by the coding sequence ATGACAGCAGCAAATCAAAACTACGGCACAGGTCGCCGCAAAAGCTCTTCAGCTCGTGTATTTATCAAACCGGGCAATGGTAACATTACCATTAACCAACGTTCTTTAGACGTTTACTTCGGTCGTGAAACTTCACGCATGGTAGTACGTCAGCCATTAGAATTAGTTGAGTTATTAGATAAATTAGATTTATACATCACTGTTAAAGGTGGTGGTATTTCTGGTCAAGCAGGTGCGATTCGTCACGGTATCACACGTGCATTAATGGAATACGACGAAACTTTACGCCCTGCATTACGTGCAGCTGGCTTCGTTACACGTGATGCACGTCGCGTTGAACGTAAAAAAGTGGGTTTACACAAAGCACGTCGTCGTCCACAATACTCAAAACGTTAA
- the yaaA gene encoding peroxide stress protein YaaA — translation MLAIISPAKTLDFETPAPNFPFTNSQPKLTVYSQQLIDICKQFSPAELGSLMSISDKLSSLNVARFAEWQLEHNEQNAKAALFAFKGDVYTGLDAETLTQAQVEYAQAHLRMLSGLYGLLKPLDLMQPYRLEMGTKLANPKGKDLYAFWGDIITQHLQTAIDEQGDNILVNLASDEYYGAVKPQKLQSTIIKPVFLDEKNGKFKQISFYAKKARGMMVRFILETQPTSVEQLKAFNYGGYWFDEEASGSTELVFKREEKV, via the coding sequence ATGTTAGCTATTATTTCTCCTGCAAAAACGTTAGATTTTGAAACGCCTGCGCCCAATTTTCCTTTTACAAATTCTCAACCGAAATTAACCGTTTATAGCCAACAACTCATTGATATCTGCAAACAATTTTCACCGGCGGAATTAGGTTCTTTAATGTCTATTAGCGATAAACTCTCGAGTCTGAATGTAGCCCGTTTTGCCGAATGGCAATTAGAACACAACGAGCAAAATGCCAAAGCGGCTTTATTTGCGTTTAAAGGCGATGTTTATACCGGACTGGATGCGGAAACCCTTACTCAAGCACAAGTAGAATATGCTCAAGCACATTTGAGGATGTTATCCGGCTTATACGGCTTATTAAAGCCGCTTGATTTAATGCAGCCGTACCGCTTAGAAATGGGAACGAAGTTAGCTAATCCGAAAGGCAAAGATCTGTATGCGTTTTGGGGCGATATTATTACTCAACATTTACAAACGGCGATTGATGAACAAGGCGATAATATCTTAGTGAACCTTGCTTCGGACGAATATTACGGTGCGGTGAAACCGCAAAAATTGCAATCAACTATCATTAAACCGGTATTCTTAGATGAGAAAAACGGCAAATTTAAGCAAATCAGTTTCTATGCGAAAAAAGCGCGCGGTATGATGGTACGTTTTATTTTAGAAACGCAACCGACTAGCGTGGAACAATTAAAAGCCTTTAATTACGGCGGTTATTGGTTTGATGAAGAGGCTTCCGGCTCAACGGAACTTGTCTTTAAACGTGAGGAGAAAGTGTAA
- a CDS encoding ABC transporter ATPase: MRWLFFAGFSLFLTACSLTQKQFDLPEKVDFQGKSYVKVTDNRIDEMRQLLYLPSDGKQDPEHWNNGILFFLDQNSQGKTLQQRVALRQAAFAQQNNTQSKVSIEQQELRSEVIYPPTERFNDVLLEVSRGRDLQCGYGQIQYSDKRSVLAKKAQNSTAYQASLIRLAQQLAAMPWLITCK; the protein is encoded by the coding sequence ATGCGTTGGCTTTTTTTTGCAGGGTTTTCACTGTTTTTAACCGCTTGTAGCTTAACGCAGAAGCAATTTGATTTACCGGAAAAAGTGGATTTTCAAGGTAAATCTTATGTGAAGGTAACGGATAATCGTATCGATGAAATGCGACAGTTACTTTATTTACCGTCTGATGGAAAGCAAGATCCCGAACATTGGAATAACGGGATTTTATTTTTCTTAGATCAAAATTCTCAAGGTAAAACCCTTCAACAACGGGTGGCACTTCGTCAAGCCGCATTTGCACAGCAAAATAATACACAATCTAAAGTAAGTATTGAGCAGCAAGAATTGCGCAGTGAAGTAATCTATCCGCCGACAGAACGCTTTAATGATGTGCTGCTTGAAGTCTCTCGAGGTCGAGATTTGCAATGTGGCTACGGACAAATTCAATATTCGGACAAGCGATCTGTTTTAGCAAAAAAAGCACAAAATTCGACCGCTTATCAAGCGTCATTAATTCGACTTGCACAGCAGTTAGCGGCAATGCCGTGGCTTATTACGTGTAAATAG
- a CDS encoding cation diffusion facilitator family transporter: MEQQYIKLVKRAANLAIVIACLLIVIKMFAWWKTGSISILAAVTDSVVDLLASITNILVLRFALLPADENHAFGHGKAESLAAIAQSAFIGGSAVFLVLQGIHKLTYPHFIEGSEIGIIVSLISMVFTAGLVWYQKRIVALTKSPAIAADSLHYQTDLLMNAAILVAMLLNLYGFVYADAIFAIGIALYIGLNALKMFWEAVQVLLDKALPQEEIDQIIELAAKHECIIGIHDLLTRQVGAVRFIQLHLELADNLTLLEAHDITDSLEQKILAIFPRSEIIIHQEPTSIVQQELKLGQVKDYVPSYR, from the coding sequence ATGGAACAGCAATATATTAAATTAGTAAAGCGGGCGGCAAACTTAGCGATTGTCATTGCTTGTTTACTGATTGTAATTAAGATGTTTGCATGGTGGAAAACCGGCTCAATTTCTATTTTAGCGGCGGTGACCGATTCGGTTGTTGATTTATTGGCTTCGATTACCAATATTTTAGTACTGCGTTTTGCATTATTACCGGCGGATGAAAATCACGCTTTCGGACACGGCAAAGCGGAATCATTAGCGGCCATTGCGCAAAGCGCGTTTATCGGCGGTTCAGCTGTATTTTTAGTATTGCAAGGTATCCATAAACTGACGTATCCGCATTTTATTGAAGGTTCTGAAATCGGGATAATCGTCAGTTTAATTTCTATGGTGTTCACTGCCGGATTAGTTTGGTATCAAAAGCGAATAGTAGCTTTAACTAAAAGCCCGGCAATTGCCGCAGATTCTTTACATTATCAAACCGATTTATTGATGAATGCGGCAATTTTAGTGGCAATGTTATTAAACTTATACGGCTTTGTTTATGCCGATGCGATTTTTGCTATCGGGATTGCGTTGTATATTGGTCTTAATGCGCTAAAAATGTTTTGGGAAGCGGTACAAGTATTATTAGATAAGGCATTGCCGCAAGAGGAAATTGATCAAATTATAGAATTGGCGGCAAAACACGAGTGTATTATCGGTATTCATGATTTACTTACACGCCAAGTAGGGGCGGTGCGTTTTATTCAGCTTCATTTAGAATTAGCGGATAATCTGACTTTATTGGAAGCGCACGATATTACCGACTCGTTAGAACAAAAAATTCTAGCGATTTTCCCGCGTTCGGAAATTATTATTCATCAAGAACCGACCTCAATTGTTCAGCAAGAACTTAAATTAGGGCAAGTAAAAGATTATGTACCAAGTTATCGCTAA
- a CDS encoding Zn-ribbon-containing protein codes for MYQVIANFSYQDFESDPVTLINQIINQWRFNGQIIGREFAVTYHQNPQAHFQVRVSTPEQTSLMPEWNSAEVNEALLQAEENGVAFELFEIVGRDYQAEQTSELEQQAFQILYTTHLDSCSPVYGGEDFCAIPLYKAIKQQQQLGEQLIKWQENWQACDQLQMNGGVLEQQALAQISEVDSELSQTGVDLCHQLETLSGVPTFYYLYRLGNDVATEHQRKCPKCQEEWKLAQPLHQVFHFKCDKCRLISNLSWEIQ; via the coding sequence ATGTACCAAGTTATCGCTAACTTTAGCTATCAAGATTTTGAAAGCGATCCTGTCACGTTAATTAACCAAATTATCAATCAATGGCGTTTTAACGGACAGATTATCGGGCGAGAGTTTGCAGTAACTTACCATCAAAATCCGCAGGCACATTTCCAAGTACGAGTTTCAACTCCGGAACAAACCAGTTTAATGCCGGAATGGAATAGTGCGGAAGTCAATGAAGCATTATTGCAGGCAGAGGAAAATGGCGTAGCATTCGAATTGTTTGAGATTGTCGGCAGAGATTATCAAGCGGAACAAACCAGCGAACTTGAACAACAGGCATTCCAAATTCTTTATACTACCCACTTAGATAGCTGTTCGCCGGTTTATGGCGGTGAGGATTTTTGTGCGATTCCACTCTACAAAGCAATCAAGCAACAGCAACAACTTGGCGAACAGTTGATTAAATGGCAAGAAAATTGGCAAGCCTGTGATCAATTGCAAATGAATGGCGGTGTATTAGAACAGCAGGCTTTAGCACAAATTAGTGAAGTCGATAGCGAACTTTCGCAAACGGGAGTAGATCTTTGCCACCAGCTTGAAACGCTAAGCGGTGTGCCGACTTTCTATTATTTATATCGTTTAGGCAATGATGTGGCTACAGAACATCAGCGCAAATGTCCTAAATGCCAAGAAGAATGGAAATTAGCACAACCGTTACATCAAGTGTTCCATTTTAAGTGTGATAAATGTCGATTAATTTCTAATTTAAGTTGGGAAATTCAATAA
- a CDS encoding L-cystine transporter: protein MTILNLAVFTALLYLLFLLYKHTQKLGQTVFIGLLLGVISGAILQNFYQKSEIDATLEWVNLVGNGYVRLLQMIVMPLVFISILSAITRLKQAGSLGKISFSVLSVLLVTTAIAAAIGIAMVYLFDLSAEGLVAGERELAAQGKVAGRAEQISNLSVPAMLVSFIPKNPFLELTGANPTSIISTVIFSAFLGVAALSLAKEDAALGERIAGGVDTLNKLVMRLVRFVIRLTPYGVFALMAKMAATSKWEDIVNLGSFIVASYLAIGLMFLVHGILLFMAKVNPLDYYKKVLPTLSFAFTSRSSAATLPLNIETQTDKLGNNNVIANFSATFGATIGQNGCAGVYPAMLAVMVAPTVGIDPFSVGYVVTLILVVAISSFGIAGVGGGATFAAIVVLSTLNLPIELVGLLISVEPLIDMGRTALNVNGSIVAGTLSNKWLNQA, encoded by the coding sequence ATGACTATCCTTAATCTAGCGGTGTTTACCGCATTATTATACCTACTTTTCTTACTGTATAAACATACGCAAAAACTAGGACAAACCGTATTTATCGGCTTATTACTTGGGGTGATAAGCGGTGCAATTTTGCAAAATTTTTACCAAAAGTCAGAAATTGATGCAACGTTAGAGTGGGTTAATTTAGTCGGCAACGGTTATGTACGTTTATTGCAAATGATTGTAATGCCATTAGTGTTTATTTCGATTTTATCGGCGATTACTCGTCTAAAACAGGCAGGCTCACTCGGTAAAATCAGCTTTAGTGTGTTATCGGTTTTACTGGTTACCACTGCGATTGCGGCTGCAATCGGTATTGCAATGGTGTATTTATTTGATTTATCAGCGGAAGGATTGGTTGCCGGTGAGAGAGAATTGGCGGCACAAGGCAAAGTGGCGGGGCGTGCTGAGCAAATATCAAACTTATCCGTGCCTGCAATGTTAGTCTCTTTTATTCCGAAAAACCCGTTCTTAGAATTAACCGGTGCAAACCCGACTTCAATTATTAGCACGGTAATTTTCTCTGCATTTTTAGGCGTAGCGGCATTAAGTTTAGCTAAAGAAGATGCTGCGTTAGGCGAACGTATCGCAGGCGGAGTAGATACCTTAAATAAATTAGTGATGCGTTTAGTCCGTTTTGTTATTCGTTTAACCCCTTACGGTGTATTTGCGTTAATGGCGAAAATGGCAGCGACTTCAAAATGGGAAGATATTGTTAATTTAGGTAGCTTTATTGTGGCGTCTTATTTAGCAATAGGCTTGATGTTTTTAGTGCATGGCATTCTGCTTTTCATGGCAAAAGTGAATCCGCTCGATTATTACAAAAAAGTGCTACCAACACTTAGCTTTGCTTTTACCTCTCGTTCAAGTGCAGCGACTTTACCGTTAAATATCGAAACGCAAACCGATAAATTGGGTAATAATAATGTTATCGCTAATTTCTCGGCAACTTTTGGGGCAACCATTGGGCAAAACGGTTGTGCGGGGGTTTATCCTGCAATGTTAGCGGTAATGGTCGCACCGACGGTAGGTATTGATCCATTTAGTGTTGGCTACGTTGTCACGTTAATCTTAGTTGTGGCGATTTCTTCATTCGGCATTGCCGGCGTTGGCGGCGGTGCAACTTTTGCAGCGATTGTAGTGCTTTCCACCTTAAATCTACCGATTGAATTAGTCGGTTTATTGATTTCGGTCGAACCGTTAATTGATATGGGACGTACCGCATTAAACGTAAACGGTTCAATAGTGGCTGGAACATTAAGCAACAAGTGGCTTAATCAAGCATAA
- a CDS encoding NAD(P)H-dependent oxidoreductase, with amino-acid sequence MSHIAKQDVLDAFNFRAACRTYDPAKKISREDMEYILELGRLSPSSVGSEPWKFIVLQNETIREKIAPVSWGIKHPMHEMSHLVVILAKKNARYDSDFFRQGLSKRGLTPEQMEATIARYKSFQTDDIKVLETDRTLFDWCSKQTYIALGNMMTGATMIGIDSCPIEGFNYDAVNEILAKEGLFDANEYGVSCMVTFGYRAKPITKKYRKPAEEVINWVE; translated from the coding sequence ATGTCACATATTGCTAAACAAGACGTTTTAGATGCATTTAATTTCCGTGCCGCTTGTCGTACGTATGATCCGGCTAAAAAAATCAGTCGTGAAGATATGGAATATATCTTAGAACTCGGTAGATTATCACCGAGTTCGGTCGGTTCTGAGCCTTGGAAATTCATTGTGTTACAAAATGAAACTATCCGTGAAAAAATTGCACCGGTTTCTTGGGGAATTAAACATCCGATGCACGAAATGAGTCACTTAGTCGTGATTTTAGCTAAGAAAAACGCGCGCTATGATTCGGACTTCTTCCGTCAAGGCTTATCTAAACGAGGCTTAACGCCGGAACAAATGGAAGCGACTATTGCTCGTTATAAATCGTTCCAAACCGATGATATTAAAGTGTTAGAAACTGATCGTACCTTATTCGATTGGTGTTCAAAACAAACTTATATCGCACTTGGCAATATGATGACCGGTGCAACGATGATTGGAATTGACTCTTGTCCGATTGAAGGCTTTAACTATGATGCGGTAAACGAAATCTTAGCGAAGGAAGGCTTATTTGATGCTAACGAATACGGTGTTTCTTGTATGGTGACCTTTGGCTATCGTGCGAAACCGATTACTAAAAAATACCGTAAGCCGGCTGAAGAAGTGATCAATTGGGTGGAATAA
- the pheS gene encoding phenylalanine--tRNA ligase subunit alpha — protein sequence MQHLKELTEKARNALDALDQGLDALEEFRVEYFGKKGHFTALMQELRNVAAEERPAIGAKINEAKQTILDILNAKKEAWEQEALNAKLAAESIDVSLPGRKTELGGLHPVSITIERVVKFFSELGFTVASGPEIETDYYNFDALNIPAHHPARADHDTFWFDAQRLLRTQTSGVQIRTMENMQPPIRIVAPGRVYRNDYDQTHTPMFHQIELLYVDKKANFTELKGLIHDFLKAFFEEDLQVRFRPSFFPFTEPSAEVDVMRQNGKWLEVLGCGMVHPNVLRNVGIDPEEYSGFAVGMGVERLTMLRYNVTDLRSFFENDLRFLKQFK from the coding sequence ATGCAACACCTAAAAGAATTAACAGAGAAAGCGAGAAATGCTTTAGATGCCTTAGATCAAGGTTTAGATGCGTTAGAAGAGTTTCGTGTTGAATATTTCGGTAAGAAAGGTCATTTTACTGCGTTAATGCAAGAATTACGCAATGTTGCGGCGGAAGAACGTCCGGCAATCGGAGCGAAAATCAATGAAGCGAAGCAAACGATTCTTGATATTTTAAATGCAAAAAAAGAAGCGTGGGAACAAGAAGCGTTAAATGCAAAATTAGCGGCGGAAAGTATCGATGTATCATTACCTGGACGTAAAACAGAATTAGGCGGTTTACATCCGGTTTCAATTACGATTGAACGTGTCGTAAAATTCTTCTCTGAATTAGGTTTTACCGTAGCGAGCGGTCCGGAAATCGAAACGGATTACTATAACTTTGATGCGTTAAATATTCCGGCTCACCACCCGGCACGCGCGGATCACGATACTTTCTGGTTTGATGCGCAACGTTTATTACGTACACAAACATCAGGTGTACAAATTCGTACCATGGAAAATATGCAGCCGCCAATCCGCATCGTAGCACCGGGACGTGTATATCGTAATGACTACGACCAAACACATACACCGATGTTCCACCAAATCGAATTGCTTTATGTGGACAAAAAAGCCAACTTTACCGAGTTAAAAGGTTTGATTCACGATTTCCTAAAAGCGTTTTTCGAAGAAGATTTACAAGTGCGTTTCCGTCCGTCATTCTTCCCATTCACAGAGCCTTCGGCCGAAGTGGACGTAATGCGCCAAAACGGTAAATGGTTAGAAGTATTAGGTTGCGGTATGGTACATCCGAACGTCTTACGTAACGTAGGTATTGATCCGGAAGAATACAGTGGTTTTGCGGTAGGTATGGGGGTTGAACGTTTAACGATGTTACGATACAACGTAACGGATTTACGTTCATTCTTTGAAAATGACTTACGTTTCTTAAAACAGTTTAAATAA
- the pheT gene encoding phenylalanine--tRNA ligase subunit beta, producing the protein MKFNESWLREWVNPAVSTEQLCDQITMLGLEVDDVEPVAGAFTGVVVGEVVECAQHPDADKLRVTKVNVGGDRLLDIVCGAPNCRQGLKVACATEGAVLPGDFKIKKTKLRGQPSEGMLCSYSELGIKEDHSGIIELPADAPIGQDFREYLDLNDVAIEISLTPNRADCLSIAGIAREVGVINRAEVKAPVISTVPATIADKVAVELQAPEACPRYLARVVKNVNVKAASPLWLQEKLRRCGIRSIDPIVDITNLSLLELGQPMHAFDASKIEGAIQVRMAKESEELVLLDGTTAKLQPNTLVIADSKSALAMAGIFGGEASGVNENTTDVVLESAFFAPLAITGRARQYGLHTDASHRFERGVDPQLPRDAMERATALLLEICGGEAGEIVEAVSEQHLPKRNTVTLRRSKLDAVIGHHIEDETVTDILTRLGLNVTFANESWTAVAPSWRFDIEIEEDLIEEVARIYGYNSIPNNSPLAHLTMKGTPEKLLEASRIRTALVDSDYQEVVTYSFVDPKKQSLLHPNQEALILPNPISSEMSAMRLSLLTGLLDTIVYNQSRQQTRVRIFEGGLRFVPDATAESGIRQEFVFGAAIVGDKRPVHWENKGEAADFFDLKGDMERVLSLTSARHDLQFVAKQFPALHPGQSAAIMLDGKEIGFIGSVHPSIVQKLGIKGKPVVFEILGDAIANRPVPTAKEISKFPANNRDIAVVVDENVPAGDVLEACRRAGGSKLIAVNLFDVYRGVNLAAGKKSLAISLTVQDTEKTLEEEEISAVTQAVLAELAQRFQAYLRD; encoded by the coding sequence ATGAAATTTAATGAATCTTGGTTGCGTGAGTGGGTAAATCCTGCGGTATCAACAGAGCAATTATGCGACCAAATTACTATGTTAGGTTTAGAAGTCGATGATGTTGAGCCGGTTGCCGGTGCATTTACCGGTGTAGTTGTGGGTGAAGTGGTTGAATGTGCTCAACACCCGGATGCGGATAAATTACGTGTAACTAAAGTAAATGTAGGCGGTGATCGCTTATTAGATATCGTATGCGGTGCACCGAACTGCCGTCAGGGCTTAAAAGTGGCGTGTGCAACGGAAGGTGCGGTATTACCAGGCGATTTTAAAATTAAGAAAACCAAATTACGCGGTCAGCCGTCTGAAGGTATGCTTTGTTCATATTCTGAATTAGGCATCAAAGAAGATCATAGCGGTATTATCGAATTACCGGCGGATGCGCCAATCGGTCAAGATTTCCGTGAATATTTAGATTTAAATGATGTGGCAATCGAGATCAGCTTAACTCCAAACCGTGCGGACTGTTTAAGCATTGCCGGTATTGCACGTGAAGTGGGAGTAATTAACCGAGCGGAAGTAAAAGCACCGGTGATTTCAACCGTACCTGCAACGATTGCGGACAAAGTCGCTGTAGAATTACAAGCACCGGAAGCTTGCCCGCGTTACCTTGCACGTGTGGTGAAAAATGTAAACGTAAAAGCGGCTTCACCGTTATGGTTACAAGAGAAATTACGCCGTTGTGGTATTCGCTCAATCGACCCGATTGTGGATATTACTAACTTAAGTCTGTTAGAACTTGGTCAGCCGATGCACGCTTTCGATGCGTCTAAAATTGAGGGTGCTATCCAAGTCCGTATGGCAAAAGAGAGTGAAGAATTAGTTTTATTAGACGGTACAACCGCAAAATTACAGCCAAATACTTTAGTGATTGCTGATAGCAAAAGTGCATTAGCGATGGCGGGTATCTTTGGCGGTGAGGCAAGCGGCGTAAATGAAAATACGACTGACGTAGTATTGGAATCTGCATTCTTTGCACCGTTAGCAATTACCGGTCGTGCTCGCCAATATGGTTTACACACCGACGCATCACACCGTTTTGAACGTGGTGTTGATCCTCAATTACCACGTGATGCGATGGAGCGTGCAACCGCATTATTACTTGAAATTTGTGGTGGGGAAGCCGGTGAAATTGTAGAAGCGGTAAGCGAACAACACTTACCAAAACGTAATACGGTTACCTTACGTCGTAGCAAATTAGATGCGGTAATCGGTCACCACATTGAAGATGAAACGGTCACTGATATTTTAACTCGCTTAGGTTTAAACGTAACCTTTGCAAATGAGAGTTGGACTGCTGTAGCTCCAAGCTGGCGTTTTGACATTGAGATCGAAGAAGATCTTATCGAAGAAGTCGCACGTATATACGGTTATAACAGTATCCCGAACAATTCTCCGCTTGCCCATTTAACGATGAAAGGCACACCGGAGAAATTATTAGAAGCTAGCCGTATTCGTACTGCATTAGTGGATAGCGATTACCAAGAAGTGGTGACATACAGCTTCGTTGATCCGAAAAAACAATCATTATTGCATCCGAATCAAGAAGCGTTAATTCTACCTAACCCGATTTCAAGCGAAATGTCAGCAATGCGTTTATCGCTATTAACCGGTTTATTAGATACAATCGTTTATAACCAAAGCCGTCAGCAAACACGCGTTCGTATTTTTGAAGGCGGTTTACGCTTTGTTCCGGATGCAACAGCGGAATCGGGTATTCGCCAAGAATTCGTATTCGGCGCAGCAATTGTCGGCGATAAACGTCCGGTACACTGGGAAAATAAAGGTGAAGCGGCAGATTTCTTTGATTTAAAAGGTGATATGGAACGTGTATTATCATTGACCTCAGCACGCCATGATTTACAATTTGTAGCGAAACAGTTCCCTGCATTGCATCCGGGACAATCTGCGGCAATTATGTTAGACGGCAAAGAAATCGGTTTTATCGGTTCGGTTCACCCTTCTATCGTACAAAAACTGGGTATTAAAGGTAAGCCGGTTGTATTTGAAATTCTTGGCGATGCTATTGCAAATCGTCCAGTTCCAACAGCAAAAGAAATTTCTAAATTCCCGGCAAATAACCGTGATATTGCGGTGGTCGTAGATGAGAACGTCCCTGCGGGAGATGTATTGGAAGCTTGTCGTCGTGCCGGCGGTTCAAAATTGATTGCGGTAAACTTATTTGATGTGTATCGCGGTGTAAATTTAGCCGCAGGTAAGAAAAGTTTAGCAATTAGTTTAACGGTTCAAGACACGGAAAAAACGCTTGAAGAAGAAGAGATTTCGGCAGTTACTCAAGCGGTATTAGCTGAATTGGCTCAACGTTTCCAAGCATATCTAAGAGATTAG
- a CDS encoding integration host factor subunit alpha, which yields MALTKIELAESLVEKCGFDKRIAKLFVEQFFEEIRSSLENGEEVKLSGFGNFSLREKNARPGRNPKTGETVAVTARRVVVFKPGQKLRDRVENVKVKA from the coding sequence ATGGCACTCACTAAAATTGAACTCGCAGAAAGCCTCGTTGAAAAATGCGGCTTTGATAAACGTATCGCCAAGCTCTTTGTTGAGCAATTTTTTGAGGAGATTCGAAGTTCTTTGGAAAACGGCGAAGAAGTTAAATTATCCGGCTTTGGCAATTTCTCATTACGAGAGAAGAACGCTCGTCCGGGACGAAACCCTAAAACCGGCGAGACAGTTGCGGTCACAGCTCGTCGAGTGGTTGTGTTTAAGCCTGGTCAAAAGCTTAGAGATAGAGTTGAAAACGTAAAAGTGAAGGCATAA
- a CDS encoding NlpC/P60 family protein, producing MIKFSKQYLPMAAVISCAVLLTACSNDINVSGPIKARAGIFRTHHSTLSDPIMAISSLSEQQHEWKGTRYRLGGNSKAGIDCSGFMQVTFRDLFGIDLPRTTSEQAEEGTRIDRDEIKTGDLVFFKTGRGPNGKHVGVYVKNGQFLHASTKGGVIYSDMNSPYWSKTFWQARRL from the coding sequence ATGATTAAATTCAGTAAGCAATATTTACCTATGGCTGCGGTAATATCCTGTGCCGTATTATTAACGGCTTGTTCAAATGATATTAACGTTTCAGGTCCGATTAAAGCGAGAGCGGGAATTTTCCGTACGCATCATAGTACTTTATCTGATCCGATTATGGCGATAAGTAGTTTGAGCGAGCAGCAACATGAATGGAAAGGAACTCGTTATCGTTTAGGCGGTAATAGTAAGGCTGGTATAGATTGTTCCGGCTTTATGCAAGTGACGTTCCGTGATTTATTCGGCATTGATTTGCCGAGAACAACCTCTGAGCAGGCGGAAGAGGGGACTCGAATTGACCGTGATGAAATTAAAACCGGCGATTTAGTTTTTTTCAAAACAGGGAGAGGGCCTAACGGAAAACACGTCGGTGTTTATGTGAAAAACGGACAATTTTTGCATGCTTCAACAAAAGGCGGAGTAATCTATTCGGATATGAATTCGCCGTATTGGTCGAAAACATTCTGGCAAGCACGCCGTTTATAG